In one window of Paucibacter aquatile DNA:
- a CDS encoding NuoB/complex I 20 kDa subunit family protein: MGIEGVLKEGFVTTSVDTLINWSKTGSLWPMTFGLACCAVEMMHAGAARYDIDRFGMLFRPSPRQSDLMIVAGTLCNKMAPALRKVYDQMAEPRWVLSMGSCANGGGYYHYSYSVVRGCDRIVPVDVYVPGCPPTAEALLYGILQLQAKIRRENTIAR, encoded by the coding sequence ATGGGTATTGAAGGCGTATTGAAAGAAGGCTTTGTCACCACTTCGGTCGACACGCTGATCAACTGGTCCAAGACCGGTTCCCTCTGGCCCATGACCTTCGGTCTGGCCTGCTGTGCGGTGGAAATGATGCACGCGGGCGCGGCCCGTTATGACATCGACCGTTTCGGCATGTTGTTCCGCCCCAGCCCGCGCCAGAGCGATCTGATGATCGTGGCCGGCACGCTGTGCAACAAGATGGCGCCGGCCCTGCGCAAGGTCTACGACCAGATGGCCGAGCCACGCTGGGTGCTCTCCATGGGTTCCTGCGCCAACGGTGGCGGCTACTATCACTACAGCTACTCCGTCGTGCGCGGCTGCGACCGCATCGTGCCGGTTGATGTGTATGTGCCGGGCTGTCCGCCGACGGCCGAGGCCTTGCTGTACGGCATCCTGCAATTGCAGGCCAAGATTCGCCGTGAAAACACGATCGCGCGCTGA
- a CDS encoding Hsp20/alpha crystallin family protein — protein sequence MFVIPVARHAAELSRQLERHRVGGQIERLFTQDPQALALRSPALDVSESASGYTVLLDLPGVSKEAVKISIEGRRVSIDAEQTRDPELAEGEKLLHRERAATRFSRSLQLPQELNQNECSAKLENGVLTLKLSKLQASGPTQLIVS from the coding sequence ATGTTTGTGATTCCCGTCGCCCGCCATGCCGCCGAACTGTCCCGCCAACTGGAGCGCCACCGTGTCGGCGGCCAGATCGAGCGCCTGTTCACCCAGGACCCTCAGGCCCTGGCCCTGCGCAGCCCGGCGCTCGATGTCAGCGAAAGTGCGAGCGGCTACACCGTGCTGCTGGATCTGCCGGGCGTGAGCAAGGAGGCCGTGAAGATCAGCATCGAGGGCCGCCGCGTCAGCATCGACGCCGAACAAACCCGCGACCCGGAACTGGCCGAAGGTGAAAAGCTGCTGCACCGCGAACGGGCCGCCACACGCTTCTCGCGCAGCCTGCAGCTGCCGCAGGAGCTGAACCAGAACGAATGCAGCGCCAAGCTCGAAAACGGCGTGCTGACACTGAAGCTGAGCAAGCTGCAGGCCAGCGGCCCGACCCAGCTGATCGTCAGCTGA
- a CDS encoding NADH-quinone oxidoreductase subunit A: MNLDQYLPVILFILVGAGVGVAPQVLGFLLGPNRPDQAKNSPYECGFEAFEDARMKFDVRYYLVAILFILFDLEIAFLFPWAVSLREIGAAGFWSMMIFLGILVVGFAYEWKKGALDWE; encoded by the coding sequence ATGAACTTGGATCAGTACCTCCCCGTCATCCTCTTCATCCTGGTCGGCGCAGGCGTCGGTGTGGCGCCCCAAGTGCTCGGCTTTCTGCTGGGTCCCAATCGGCCGGATCAGGCCAAAAACTCCCCCTACGAATGCGGCTTCGAGGCCTTTGAAGACGCGCGCATGAAATTCGATGTGCGCTATTACCTCGTGGCCATTTTGTTTATCTTGTTTGACCTGGAAATTGCTTTCCTGTTTCCCTGGGCGGTTTCGCTCCGTGAGATTGGTGCGGCTGGTTTCTGGTCGATGATGATTTTCCTGGGCATTCTGGTCGTGGGTTTCGCCTACGAATGGAAAAAGGGCGCCCTGGACTGGGAGTGA
- the secG gene encoding preprotein translocase subunit SecG, whose amino-acid sequence MQVLMNLVLVVQLLSALAMIGLVLVQQGKGADMGASFGSGASGSLFGATGSANFLSRSTAVCATLFFACTLALAYLSNHRSGGAAAETVLDRAAPAAVAASGAAAIPGAAPALAPVVAPAASAASN is encoded by the coding sequence ATGCAGGTCTTGATGAATTTGGTTCTGGTGGTGCAGTTGCTGAGCGCGCTGGCCATGATTGGCTTGGTGCTGGTGCAGCAAGGCAAGGGTGCCGATATGGGTGCCAGCTTCGGCAGTGGTGCTTCGGGCAGCTTGTTCGGCGCCACCGGCAGCGCCAACTTCCTGTCGCGCAGCACGGCTGTGTGCGCGACCTTGTTCTTTGCCTGCACTTTGGCTCTGGCCTATCTGTCCAACCACCGCAGCGGTGGTGCTGCCGCTGAAACGGTTCTGGATCGCGCGGCTCCGGCAGCCGTCGCAGCATCGGGTGCTGCAGCCATTCCAGGTGCTGCGCCTGCGTTGGCACCCGTGGTGGCTCCGGCCGCCTCTGCTGCTTCGAACTGA
- the pnp gene encoding polyribonucleotide nucleotidyltransferase, producing the protein MSLFNKVTKTFQWGNHAVVMETGEIARQSSGAVVVNIEGTVVLATVVAKTEAKAGQDFFPLTVDYIEKTYAAGKIPGSFFKREGRPSELETLTSRLIDRPIRPLFPEGFYNEVQVVVHVLSLNPEVQADIAALIASSAALAVSGIPFNGPIGAARVGYVNGEYILNPGKTELINSKMDLVVAGTQAAVLMVESEADGLSEEIMLGAVVYGHEQGNIAIAAIDELVRDAGKPAWDWKAPAKNEPLIAKVGALADEALAAAYQIRNKQARTQACRAVTANVFKALTDEGVAFDKVEVESLLFEIEARIVRGQILAGEPRIDGRDTRTVRPIEISNSILPRTHGSALFTRGETQALVVATLGTDRDAQRIDALAGEFEDRFMLHYNMPPFATGETGRVGSPKRREIGHGRLAKRALIAALPSKEDFPYTMRVVSEITESNGSSSMASVCGGCLALMDAGVPMKAHVAGIAMGLIKDGNRFAVLTDILGDEDHLGDMDFKVAGTTGGITALQMDIKIQGITKEIMQVALAQAKEARLHILGKMVEAMGAANTEVSQFAPRLYTMKINPEKIRDVIGKGGATIRALTEETGTTIDIGEDGTITIASTDAEKAEYAKKRIEEITAEVEIGKVYEGPITKILDFGALVNLLPGKDGLLHISQIAHQRVEKVTDFLKEGQIVKVKVMETDEKGRIKLSMKALIERDAAPAQAPAEAAE; encoded by the coding sequence ATGAGTTTGTTCAATAAAGTCACCAAGACCTTCCAGTGGGGCAACCACGCCGTCGTGATGGAAACCGGCGAGATCGCCCGTCAGTCCAGCGGCGCGGTTGTCGTGAACATCGAAGGCACCGTGGTGCTGGCCACCGTGGTGGCCAAGACCGAAGCCAAGGCCGGCCAGGACTTCTTCCCGCTGACCGTGGACTACATCGAGAAGACCTACGCTGCCGGCAAAATCCCGGGCAGCTTCTTCAAGCGTGAAGGCCGCCCCAGCGAGCTGGAGACTCTGACCAGCCGCCTGATCGATCGCCCGATCCGCCCGCTGTTCCCGGAAGGCTTCTACAACGAAGTTCAGGTCGTGGTGCATGTGCTGTCGCTGAACCCTGAAGTTCAAGCCGACATCGCCGCCTTGATCGCATCCAGCGCTGCGCTGGCTGTGTCCGGCATTCCGTTCAATGGCCCGATCGGCGCTGCGCGCGTGGGCTATGTCAACGGCGAATACATCCTGAACCCGGGCAAGACCGAGCTGATCAACAGCAAGATGGACCTGGTCGTTGCCGGCACCCAAGCTGCCGTGCTGATGGTGGAATCGGAAGCCGACGGCCTGAGCGAAGAGATCATGCTGGGCGCCGTGGTCTACGGTCACGAGCAAGGCAATATCGCCATCGCCGCCATCGACGAGCTGGTGCGTGACGCCGGCAAGCCGGCCTGGGACTGGAAGGCTCCGGCCAAGAACGAGCCGCTGATCGCCAAGGTTGGCGCCCTGGCCGACGAAGCCCTGGCCGCCGCCTACCAGATCCGCAACAAGCAAGCCCGCACCCAGGCTTGCCGTGCGGTGACGGCGAACGTGTTCAAGGCGCTGACCGACGAAGGCGTGGCGTTCGACAAGGTCGAGGTGGAAAGCCTGCTGTTCGAGATCGAAGCCCGCATCGTGCGTGGTCAGATCCTGGCTGGCGAGCCCCGCATCGACGGCCGCGACACCCGCACCGTGCGCCCGATCGAGATCAGCAACAGCATCCTGCCGCGCACCCACGGTTCGGCCCTGTTCACCCGCGGTGAAACGCAAGCACTGGTGGTGGCAACGCTCGGTACCGATCGCGACGCCCAGCGCATCGACGCCCTGGCCGGCGAGTTCGAAGACCGCTTCATGCTGCACTACAACATGCCTCCGTTTGCCACCGGCGAAACTGGCCGCGTGGGCAGCCCGAAGCGCCGCGAAATCGGCCACGGCCGCCTGGCCAAGCGCGCGCTGATCGCCGCTTTGCCGAGCAAGGAAGACTTCCCCTACACCATGCGTGTGGTGTCGGAAATCACGGAAAGCAATGGCTCCTCGTCGATGGCTTCGGTCTGCGGCGGCTGCCTGGCCCTGATGGACGCAGGCGTGCCGATGAAGGCCCATGTGGCCGGCATCGCCATGGGTCTGATCAAGGACGGCAACCGCTTCGCCGTGCTGACCGACATCCTGGGTGACGAAGATCACCTGGGTGATATGGACTTCAAGGTGGCTGGCACCACCGGTGGCATCACCGCCCTGCAGATGGACATCAAGATCCAGGGCATCACCAAGGAAATCATGCAGGTCGCCCTGGCGCAAGCCAAGGAAGCCCGTCTGCACATCCTGGGCAAGATGGTCGAAGCCATGGGCGCGGCCAACACCGAGGTGTCGCAGTTCGCGCCGCGCCTGTACACCATGAAGATCAACCCGGAAAAGATCCGTGACGTGATCGGCAAGGGCGGCGCCACCATCCGTGCGCTGACCGAAGAAACCGGCACCACCATCGACATCGGCGAAGACGGCACCATCACCATCGCCTCGACCGACGCCGAGAAGGCCGAATACGCCAAGAAGCGCATCGAGGAGATCACTGCTGAAGTTGAAATCGGCAAGGTCTACGAAGGCCCGATCACCAAGATCCTGGACTTCGGTGCCCTGGTGAACCTGCTGCCTGGCAAGGATGGTCTGCTGCACATCAGCCAGATCGCCCACCAGCGCGTCGAGAAGGTGACCGACTTCCTGAAGGAAGGTCAGATCGTCAAGGTCAAGGTCATGGAAACCGACGAAAAGGGTCGCATCAAGCTGTCCATGAAGGCCCTGATCGAGCGCGACGCCGCGCCCGCTCAAGCGCCGGCTGAAGCCGCTGAGTAA
- the hscA gene encoding Fe-S protein assembly chaperone HscA → MALLQISEPGQSPNPHERRIAVGIDLGTTHSLVAAVRHGVAECLPDEQGQVILPSAVRYLEEGRRQIGAAALAAQAEDPVNTIVSVKRFMGRGLADVAERGQLPYEFEDTPGMLSLRTRDGLKSPVEISAEILATLRFRAEDSFADDVFGAVITVPAYFDDAQRQATKDAAQLAGLNVLRLINEPTAAAIAYGLDNASEGLYAVYDLGGGTFDISLLRLSRGVFEVVATGGDAALGGDDFDRVLADWALAQSGLQLSSAHDKRAVLVAARAAKEQLSGVDSVLLRASLDAGALEVRVSRSQFEALAQPLLARTLSAVKRVLRDAKVRADEVQGTVMVGGSTRMPCVRAAVSALFGREVLTNLNPDEVVAQGAAIQANQLAGNAADGDILLLDVIPLSLGLETMGGLVERIIERNATIPVAQAQDFTTFKDGQTAMALHVLQGERELVSECRSLARFELRGIPPMVAGAARIRVTFQVDADGLLSVAAKELGSGVEATIQVKPSYGLSDEQIAGMLKDGFASAESDMTARKLREARVEAERMRLATLSAQAADGDLLSEAEQADIAGLLQAMAQAADGEDADAITAAVEALAKGTEAFAAARMNRGIHKALTGRSVDQI, encoded by the coding sequence ATGGCTTTGCTGCAAATTTCCGAACCGGGCCAGTCGCCCAATCCGCACGAGCGTCGCATCGCGGTGGGCATTGACCTGGGCACCACCCACTCTCTGGTGGCCGCCGTGCGTCACGGTGTGGCCGAGTGCCTGCCCGATGAGCAGGGCCAGGTGATCCTGCCCTCGGCCGTGCGCTACCTGGAAGAAGGCCGCCGCCAGATCGGTGCCGCCGCGCTGGCCGCGCAAGCCGAGGACCCGGTCAACACCATCGTTTCGGTCAAGCGTTTCATGGGCCGCGGCCTGGCGGATGTGGCCGAGCGCGGCCAGCTGCCCTATGAATTCGAAGACACGCCGGGCATGCTGTCCCTGCGCACCCGCGATGGCCTGAAGTCGCCGGTGGAGATCTCGGCCGAGATCCTGGCCACCTTGCGCTTCCGTGCCGAGGACAGCTTTGCCGACGATGTGTTCGGTGCGGTGATCACCGTGCCCGCTTATTTTGACGACGCGCAGCGCCAGGCCACCAAGGATGCGGCCCAGCTGGCCGGCCTGAATGTGCTGCGCCTGATCAACGAGCCCACGGCCGCGGCCATTGCCTACGGCTTGGACAACGCCAGCGAAGGGCTTTATGCCGTCTACGACCTCGGCGGCGGCACCTTCGACATCTCTTTGCTGCGCCTGAGTCGCGGTGTGTTCGAGGTGGTGGCCACCGGCGGCGATGCCGCCCTGGGCGGCGATGATTTCGACCGCGTCCTCGCCGATTGGGCGCTGGCGCAGAGCGGCCTGCAGCTGAGCTCGGCCCATGACAAACGTGCGGTTCTGGTGGCGGCGCGTGCTGCCAAGGAGCAGCTTTCCGGTGTCGACAGCGTGCTGCTGCGGGCGTCTTTGGATGCCGGAGCGCTGGAAGTGCGAGTGTCTCGCAGCCAATTCGAAGCCCTGGCCCAGCCGCTGCTGGCCCGCACGCTGAGCGCCGTCAAGCGCGTGCTGCGCGACGCCAAGGTGCGGGCCGATGAGGTACAGGGCACCGTCATGGTGGGTGGCTCCACCCGCATGCCTTGCGTGCGCGCGGCGGTGAGTGCATTGTTCGGCCGCGAGGTGCTGACCAATCTGAACCCCGATGAGGTCGTGGCCCAGGGCGCCGCCATTCAGGCCAACCAACTGGCCGGCAATGCGGCCGATGGCGACATCCTCCTGCTGGACGTGATCCCGCTCTCGCTCGGCCTGGAAACCATGGGCGGCCTGGTCGAGCGCATCATCGAGCGCAACGCCACCATCCCCGTGGCCCAGGCGCAGGACTTCACCACTTTCAAAGACGGCCAAACTGCCATGGCCCTGCATGTGCTGCAGGGTGAGCGCGAGCTGGTCAGCGAATGCCGTTCGCTGGCGCGCTTCGAGCTGCGCGGCATCCCGCCCATGGTGGCCGGCGCGGCGCGCATCCGCGTGACCTTCCAGGTCGATGCCGATGGCCTGCTCAGCGTCGCTGCCAAGGAACTGGGTTCGGGCGTGGAGGCCACCATCCAGGTCAAGCCCAGCTACGGCCTCAGCGACGAGCAGATCGCCGGCATGCTCAAGGATGGCTTTGCCAGCGCCGAATCCGACATGACGGCACGCAAGCTGCGCGAGGCGCGTGTCGAGGCCGAGCGCATGCGCCTGGCCACGCTGTCGGCCCAGGCCGCCGACGGCGATCTGCTGTCCGAAGCCGAGCAGGCCGATATTGCCGGCCTCTTGCAGGCGATGGCGCAGGCGGCCGATGGCGAGGATGCCGATGCCATCACCGCCGCCGTCGAAGCCCTGGCCAAGGGCACCGAAGCCTTTGCCGCCGCGCGCATGAACCGCGGCATTCACAAGGCCTTGACCGGCCGCAGCGTCGACCAGATCTGA
- the rpsO gene encoding 30S ribosomal protein S15, whose protein sequence is MSVADINKAEIVQSNARSANDTGSPEVQVALLTARINALTPHFKANMKDHHGRRGLLKMVNTRKSLLAYLKAKDATRYTALIQKLGLRK, encoded by the coding sequence ATGTCAGTCGCCGATATCAACAAAGCAGAAATCGTTCAATCGAACGCCCGCAGCGCCAACGACACCGGCTCGCCGGAAGTCCAAGTGGCCCTGCTCACAGCCCGTATCAACGCGCTGACCCCCCACTTCAAGGCCAATATGAAGGACCACCACGGTCGTCGCGGCCTGCTGAAGATGGTCAACACCCGCAAGAGCCTGCTGGCCTACCTGAAGGCCAAGGACGCAACGCGCTACACCGCGCTGATCCAGAAGCTGGGCCTGCGCAAGTAA
- a CDS encoding NADH-quinone oxidoreductase subunit C has product MSKLDTLKTALEAALGERIQSLKTEFGEVTLQVRAADYLSVAKTLRDHSELRFEQLIDLCGLDYSSYKDGAYDGPRYAVASHLLSVNKNWRLRLKVCCPDDDFPSVAAITPIWNSANWFEREAFDLYGIIFDGHEDLRRILTDYGFIGHPMRKDFPTSGHVEMRYDAEQKRVVYQPVTIEPREITPRIIREDNYGGL; this is encoded by the coding sequence ATGAGCAAACTTGACACCCTCAAGACCGCGCTGGAGGCTGCCCTCGGCGAGCGCATCCAGAGTCTGAAGACCGAATTTGGCGAAGTCACCCTGCAAGTGCGGGCGGCCGATTACCTCAGCGTCGCCAAGACCCTCCGTGATCACTCCGAACTGCGCTTCGAGCAGCTGATTGACCTCTGCGGTCTCGACTACAGCAGCTACAAGGACGGTGCCTACGACGGCCCGCGTTACGCTGTGGCGTCGCATCTGCTGTCGGTCAACAAGAACTGGCGTTTGCGCCTCAAGGTTTGCTGCCCGGATGACGATTTCCCGTCGGTGGCAGCCATCACTCCGATCTGGAACTCGGCCAACTGGTTCGAGCGTGAAGCCTTCGATCTCTACGGCATCATTTTTGATGGCCACGAAGACCTGCGTCGCATCCTGACCGATTACGGCTTCATCGGCCACCCGATGCGCAAGGACTTCCCGACCTCGGGTCATGTGGAAATGCGCTACGACGCCGAGCAAAAGCGCGTGGTCTACCAGCCGGTGACCATCGAGCCGCGTGAAATCACGCCGCGCATCATTCGCGAAGACAATTACGGTGGACTTTGA
- the fdx gene encoding ISC system 2Fe-2S type ferredoxin, translating into MPVIKILPHAEYCPEGKTVNAPAGTSICEALLDNQIAIEHACDMVCACTTCHVIVREGMASLSEMEEGEEDMLDRAWGLEPDSRLSCQAILGQKDVTIEIPKYSINHAKEGH; encoded by the coding sequence ATGCCTGTCATCAAGATTCTTCCCCACGCCGAGTACTGCCCCGAGGGCAAGACGGTCAACGCACCGGCCGGCACCTCGATCTGCGAGGCGCTGCTGGACAACCAGATCGCCATCGAGCACGCCTGTGACATGGTCTGCGCCTGCACCACCTGCCATGTGATCGTGCGCGAAGGCATGGCCTCCCTGTCCGAGATGGAGGAGGGCGAGGAGGACATGCTGGATCGCGCCTGGGGCTTGGAGCCCGATTCGCGCCTGAGCTGCCAGGCCATCCTGGGTCAGAAGGACGTCACCATCGAGATTCCCAAGTACTCGATCAACCACGCCAAAGAAGGCCACTGA
- the tsaD gene encoding tRNA (adenosine(37)-N6)-threonylcarbamoyltransferase complex transferase subunit TsaD, giving the protein MLVLGFESSCDETGVALVEVPAAGAPQLRAQALHSQIRMHQAYGGVVPELASRDHIRRVLPLTREVLSQAQVALSDIDVIAYTQGPGLAGALLVGAGVAVAMAAALDKPTVGVHHLEGHLLSPFLSVDPPEFPFVALLVSGGHTQLMRVDDVGQYQMLGETIDDAAGEAFDKSAKLLGLPYPGGPHLAQLAEQGDPTAFDLPRPMLKSGKPDFSFAGLKTAVLTQVKRLGEVPTEQQKADLAASTQAAIVELLLRKSLLALKETGLKRLVVAGGVGANRHLREQLNAACAKRQIRVHYPELSLCTDNGAMIAMAAAMRLQRGMASLRPGAGFEVRPRWTLGAA; this is encoded by the coding sequence ATGCTGGTTCTGGGATTCGAATCCTCCTGCGACGAGACCGGGGTGGCGCTGGTCGAGGTGCCGGCTGCCGGCGCGCCCCAGCTGCGCGCCCAGGCCCTGCACAGCCAGATCCGCATGCACCAGGCCTACGGCGGCGTGGTGCCAGAGCTGGCTTCGCGGGACCACATCCGACGCGTGTTGCCGCTGACGCGTGAGGTGCTGTCGCAGGCCCAGGTGGCTTTGAGCGACATCGATGTCATCGCCTACACCCAGGGCCCCGGCCTCGCTGGCGCCTTGCTGGTGGGCGCCGGTGTGGCCGTGGCCATGGCGGCGGCGCTGGACAAGCCCACCGTGGGCGTTCATCACCTTGAGGGGCATTTGCTGTCACCGTTTCTGTCGGTCGATCCGCCGGAGTTTCCTTTTGTGGCCTTGTTGGTGTCCGGCGGGCACACCCAGCTGATGCGGGTGGACGATGTCGGCCAGTACCAGATGCTGGGCGAGACCATCGACGACGCCGCAGGTGAAGCCTTTGACAAGAGCGCCAAGCTGCTGGGCCTGCCCTATCCGGGCGGCCCGCATCTGGCTCAGCTGGCCGAACAGGGCGACCCGACGGCCTTTGATCTGCCGCGGCCCATGCTCAAGAGCGGCAAGCCCGATTTCAGCTTTGCCGGCCTGAAAACGGCGGTGCTGACCCAGGTGAAGCGCCTGGGCGAGGTGCCGACCGAGCAGCAAAAGGCCGATCTGGCCGCCAGCACGCAGGCGGCCATCGTCGAGCTGCTGCTGCGCAAATCCTTGCTGGCCTTGAAAGAGACCGGGCTCAAGCGCCTGGTGGTGGCTGGCGGCGTGGGGGCCAACCGGCATCTGCGTGAGCAGCTCAATGCGGCCTGCGCCAAGCGTCAGATCCGGGTGCACTACCCGGAGCTGAGCTTGTGCACCGACAACGGCGCCATGATCGCCATGGCCGCCGCGATGCGCTTGCAGCGTGGCATGGCCAGCTTGCGCCCGGGCGCGGGCTTTGAGGTGCGGCCTCGCTGGACGCTGGGCGCGGCTTGA
- the tpiA gene encoding triose-phosphate isomerase, producing MRKKLVVGNWKMHGSRAANAALLSGLKELGPWSADVAVCVPFPYLAETALALTGQAVGLGAQDCSAFEQGAYTGEVSSAMLADLGCRYVIVGHSERRAYHHESDQLVADKAKAALAHGVTPIVCVGETLAEREAGQTEAVVKRQLAAVIHTLTHCIGEIVLAYEPVWAIGTGLTATPEQAQAVHAVLRKQLHAATQKSDAMRILYGGSVKPDNALQLFAQPDIDGGLIGGAALKAADFAAICRAAH from the coding sequence ATGCGCAAGAAATTGGTCGTTGGCAACTGGAAGATGCATGGCAGCCGTGCGGCCAACGCGGCCCTGTTGTCGGGCCTGAAGGAGCTGGGGCCCTGGTCGGCCGATGTGGCGGTCTGTGTGCCATTCCCCTACCTGGCCGAAACGGCTTTGGCCTTGACGGGGCAGGCTGTCGGTCTGGGTGCGCAAGATTGCTCGGCTTTCGAGCAAGGCGCCTACACCGGCGAGGTCTCTTCGGCCATGCTGGCCGATTTGGGTTGTCGTTATGTGATCGTTGGTCACTCCGAGCGTCGTGCCTACCATCACGAAAGTGATCAGCTGGTGGCCGACAAAGCCAAGGCGGCACTGGCGCACGGCGTGACGCCCATCGTCTGCGTGGGTGAGACCCTGGCAGAACGCGAGGCTGGCCAGACCGAAGCGGTCGTCAAGCGTCAGCTGGCTGCGGTCATCCACACCCTGACCCATTGCATCGGTGAAATCGTGCTGGCCTATGAGCCGGTGTGGGCCATCGGTACGGGTTTGACTGCCACGCCGGAGCAGGCGCAAGCGGTGCACGCGGTCCTGCGCAAGCAGTTGCATGCGGCCACGCAGAAGTCGGATGCCATGCGCATCCTGTACGGCGGCAGCGTCAAGCCCGACAACGCGCTGCAGTTGTTTGCACAGCCCGATATCGATGGTGGCTTGATTGGTGGCGCGGCCTTGAAGGCCGCGGACTTCGCGGCCATCTGCCGTGCAGCGCACTGA
- a CDS encoding NAD(P)H-quinone oxidoreductase: protein MKAIAITRPGGLEVLQLIERPDPVAGIGECLIAVEAYGINRPDVLQRKGAYPPPAGASDLPGLEVAGRIVAGDAEALAASGFKLGDAVCALVAGGGYAELCVAPIGQCLPVPAGWSMAEAASLPETCFTVWSNVFARAALQPGESLLVHGGSSGIGVTAIQMAKALGSRVLVTVGSAAKAEACLKLGADVAINYREQDFVAEVKAATAGRGVDVILDMVAGSYVERGVQCLADDGRMVIIAVQGGVEARFDAGAVLRRRLTISGSTLRPRSQAYKAGVAEALRERVWPLLAAREISPVLYRQMPAAQAAEAHALMESGEHIGKIVLTW, encoded by the coding sequence ATGAAGGCGATCGCCATCACCCGCCCCGGCGGGCTCGAGGTGTTGCAACTGATCGAGCGCCCTGATCCCGTCGCCGGGATCGGGGAGTGCTTGATCGCGGTGGAGGCCTATGGCATCAACCGCCCCGATGTTCTGCAGCGCAAGGGCGCCTATCCGCCGCCGGCGGGTGCCAGCGATCTGCCGGGTCTGGAGGTGGCGGGGCGCATCGTCGCCGGTGATGCCGAGGCCCTGGCGGCTTCGGGTTTCAAGCTGGGTGACGCGGTCTGTGCCTTGGTGGCGGGCGGTGGCTATGCCGAGTTGTGCGTGGCGCCGATTGGCCAGTGCCTGCCGGTGCCTGCCGGCTGGAGCATGGCGGAGGCGGCCAGTCTGCCGGAAACCTGCTTCACGGTCTGGTCCAACGTGTTCGCGCGTGCCGCGCTGCAGCCGGGTGAGAGCCTGCTGGTGCATGGCGGCAGCAGCGGCATCGGTGTCACCGCCATCCAGATGGCCAAGGCGCTGGGTTCGCGTGTGCTGGTGACGGTGGGCTCGGCAGCCAAAGCCGAGGCCTGCTTGAAGCTGGGTGCCGATGTCGCCATCAACTATCGCGAACAGGATTTCGTTGCGGAAGTGAAGGCGGCGACGGCAGGGCGGGGCGTCGACGTCATTCTGGACATGGTGGCTGGTTCCTATGTCGAGCGTGGCGTGCAATGCCTGGCCGATGATGGTCGCATGGTCATCATTGCGGTGCAGGGTGGTGTTGAGGCTCGCTTTGATGCGGGCGCGGTCTTGCGTCGTCGTCTGACGATCAGTGGCTCGACCCTGCGGCCGCGTTCGCAGGCCTACAAGGCGGGTGTTGCGGAGGCCTTGCGTGAGCGTGTGTGGCCTTTGCTGGCTGCGCGAGAGATTTCGCCAGTGCTGTACCGTCAGATGCCGGCGGCCCAGGCGGCCGAAGCGCATGCGCTGATGGAATCGGGCGAGCACATCGGCAAGATTGTTTTGACTTGGTGA